A single region of the Candidatus Protochlamydia amoebophila UWE25 genome encodes:
- a CDS encoding glucose-6-phosphate dehydrogenase assembly protein OpcA translates to MEVEKKEIVPDLQTEFNKLANTQQSKTKACLFNLIIYTQEKSRSDYFTSMVKMIAKQFPCRIIFVQGDRTTKDSYLRVNVSTEIGKETKGFTCDQILIEAAGKELSKVPFLILPVFVPSLPIYLVWGEDPTTENTILPHLQKFATRLIFDSECTKDLQHFSRTMQQKIQSSSIQIVDMNWARIGGWREIVAQTFDSKERFGQLATAQSIKITYNNLPSPFFTHPDTQAIYLQAWLASRLGWKFIKRKIEQAVHILYYKGNKETVKIQLIGVTDKELSSEDIIAIDVSDDIDYVCHLKRQGNNQVSVQACNQYQCELPFTLWLPTIRTGRSFMQEIFYQKVSHHYLDMLHLISQANWSL, encoded by the coding sequence ATGGAAGTAGAAAAAAAAGAAATTGTTCCTGATCTACAAACAGAATTTAATAAATTAGCTAATACCCAGCAATCAAAAACAAAAGCCTGTTTATTTAATCTTATTATTTATACTCAAGAAAAATCCCGTTCGGATTACTTTACCAGTATGGTAAAAATGATTGCCAAGCAATTTCCATGTCGAATTATTTTCGTTCAAGGTGATCGAACAACAAAAGATTCTTATCTGCGAGTAAATGTTTCGACTGAGATCGGAAAAGAGACTAAAGGATTTACCTGTGATCAAATTCTTATCGAAGCGGCAGGTAAAGAGCTTTCTAAAGTTCCTTTTTTGATTTTACCTGTATTCGTTCCAAGTTTACCCATTTACCTAGTTTGGGGGGAAGACCCAACAACAGAAAATACGATTCTTCCTCATCTACAAAAATTTGCCACAAGGTTGATTTTTGATTCCGAATGCACAAAGGATCTTCAACATTTTAGTCGAACCATGCAGCAAAAAATTCAATCGTCCTCTATTCAAATTGTGGACATGAATTGGGCTCGTATTGGAGGCTGGAGAGAAATTGTAGCACAAACTTTTGATAGTAAAGAAAGATTTGGACAATTAGCCACTGCCCAATCGATTAAAATCACTTACAATAATTTACCTTCTCCGTTTTTTACCCATCCTGATACACAAGCCATTTATTTACAAGCTTGGTTAGCTTCAAGACTTGGATGGAAATTTATTAAACGAAAAATCGAACAAGCCGTTCACATCCTTTATTATAAAGGGAATAAAGAAACTGTTAAAATCCAACTGATTGGCGTTACAGATAAAGAATTATCTTCAGAAGATATTATTGCTATTGATGTATCCGATGACATTGATTATGTATGTCACCTAAAAAGACAAGGAAATAACCAAGTATCTGTTCAAGCCTGTAATCAATATCAATGCGAACTTCCTTTTACATTATGGCTACCAACCATCCGTACAGGCCGTAGTTTTATGCAAGAAATATTTTACCAGAAAGTCAGTCATCACTATTTAGATATGCTACATTTGATCAGTCAAGCTAATTGGAGTTTATGA
- the zwf gene encoding glucose-6-phosphate dehydrogenase, whose protein sequence is MHNSHYFVNPLNEPNRPIKIPESCILVIFGATGDLTARKLIPALYNLARDGQLPGHFACVGFARRAKTHDEFREEMLEAVNKFSRSKPVEQGLWKRFREQLFYHQSEFDDDEGYKSLNQFLEKLDTQMGTKGNRVFYLSIQPSYFPLVVEKLSQHQLTYPVKQVKDKWSRVIIEKPFGRDIESAKQLQQDLVQHLDESQIYRIDHYLGKETVQNLLVFRFGNPIFESVWNNHHIDNIQITVGEEIGIGSRGRFWEEAGMLRDIVQNHVMQLLSLVAMEPPTSLQANSVRGEKVKVIEAIRPIPFDSMEQCVIRGQYGSGFINGEPVKGYRDEENVDSKSFVETYVALQLSIDNWRWAGVPFYLRAGKRLPKRATEIAITFKKAPGYLFEGTSALIDSNVLVIRIQPDEGISLRINCKVPALNTVIQPVKMDFRYGSYFGAIPPEAYERLICDCMAGDNTLFARDDEVIMSWKLLTPILEHWQETSPTDFPNYAAGTWGPDRAEEMLKRQGRHWRLI, encoded by the coding sequence ATGCATAACTCGCATTATTTTGTTAATCCTTTGAACGAACCGAATCGGCCCATAAAAATTCCAGAATCTTGTATTTTAGTCATTTTTGGAGCGACCGGTGATTTAACAGCTCGTAAACTAATTCCAGCTTTGTATAACTTAGCGAGAGACGGCCAACTTCCTGGTCATTTTGCCTGTGTAGGCTTTGCTAGAAGGGCAAAAACACATGATGAGTTTCGGGAAGAAATGTTAGAAGCAGTTAACAAATTTTCAAGATCGAAACCAGTTGAACAAGGACTCTGGAAACGCTTTCGTGAACAATTGTTTTATCATCAATCAGAATTTGATGATGATGAAGGGTATAAAAGCTTAAACCAATTTTTAGAAAAACTCGACACACAAATGGGAACTAAAGGTAACCGAGTTTTTTATTTATCTATCCAGCCTAGCTATTTTCCTCTCGTTGTTGAAAAGCTTAGCCAACACCAATTGACATATCCAGTTAAACAAGTCAAAGACAAATGGAGTCGTGTCATTATAGAAAAGCCTTTTGGAAGAGATATTGAATCAGCAAAACAACTTCAACAAGATCTTGTGCAACACCTAGATGAAAGTCAAATTTATCGAATTGATCATTATTTGGGAAAAGAAACTGTACAAAATTTATTAGTTTTTAGATTTGGTAATCCCATCTTTGAATCAGTTTGGAATAACCATCATATTGATAATATTCAAATTACTGTTGGTGAAGAAATTGGAATTGGTTCTCGCGGTCGATTTTGGGAAGAAGCAGGAATGTTGCGAGATATTGTCCAAAATCATGTGATGCAACTCCTTTCTCTTGTTGCGATGGAACCCCCGACGAGTCTCCAAGCCAACTCAGTCCGCGGCGAAAAAGTTAAAGTCATTGAAGCTATTAGACCTATCCCCTTCGATTCAATGGAACAATGCGTTATCCGGGGCCAATATGGATCTGGATTCATTAACGGGGAACCCGTTAAAGGATATCGAGACGAGGAAAATGTAGACTCTAAATCTTTTGTTGAAACCTACGTTGCCTTGCAACTTTCTATCGATAACTGGCGTTGGGCTGGAGTTCCCTTCTATTTACGTGCTGGTAAACGCCTACCCAAACGAGCTACTGAAATTGCGATTACTTTCAAAAAAGCCCCCGGATATCTATTTGAAGGAACTTCAGCTTTGATTGACTCAAACGTTTTAGTGATTCGTATTCAACCGGATGAAGGAATTTCATTGAGAATTAATTGCAAAGTCCCTGCATTAAACACAGTCATTCAACCGGTGAAAATGGATTTTCGTTACGGATCTTACTTTGGTGCCATTCCTCCCGAAGCTTATGAAAGATTAATTTGTGATTGCATGGCCGGGGATAATACTTTATTTGCTAGAGATGACGAAGTCATTATGTCTTGGAAGTTGCTCACACCTATTTTAGAACATTGGCAAGAAACATCCCCGACAGATTTTCCAAATTATGCCGCGGGAACTTGGGGGCCAGACCGAGCCGAAGAAATGCTAAAACGCCAAGGACGTCATTGGAGACTTATTTAA
- a CDS encoding amino acid permease, translated as MSYTVGQTTSFQTSLADQVTIEQRPKFGTFFGIYVPSILMMFGVIIFLRLGWIVGSAGLYSTLFIITLASVITLITILSMSAAATNIKVGKGGAYYIISRALGLEVGSSIGIPLFLKQSISVSFCIVGFTESFQSLFPQFSAVAIGIATLCVLTLLAYVSTNFALKIQLVIFVIIIASLYSLFTGNPANLDLYSYTPLNDSSPSSFWAIFAIFFPALTGIESSASLSGDLKDPSRSLPLGTITAVLTAYVIYIGISLFLFEMVPLDRLVMDPLVIQHVAKFESLIILGIWGATLSSAIGGLLGAPRTLQALAEDGIVPRIFAREYGPYCEPRIATALTVAIALIGICFGSINVIAPLLTMICLICYAVLNLATGLEDLMSNPSWRPTFPLPWIISLTGTLLCVIAMLMINSGAAILALGLVFVIYLALKRQRINTAWDDIRYGIFMFFSRAVIYRLANEMPSSRSWRPNFLVFTGKPSLVSDQLLSFSNAIAHSKGFLTMASFFSPEQASQAQITQLDQRIKTLLKHHDIQALVTLHQAKSVSSGMKQMIAHYGIGPLTPNTIVCGGTSQEETLISYLEVIKLAHKRGKNVVILNDEQKSFEFPFKKPIIKGDIHIWWDDNSQRNCELMMVFAYMLRKNPSWKKTRICLVSLVSDEQIRQQRMQEFQELIKKNRLNIETTVLVASNPEQEKIQVMRFFSTQAAMVFMGMRAPAEGETLEEYGVYFQALPQKATDFPPVALVLSAEQTNLEEVLKLQLEVLEGEL; from the coding sequence ATGAGTTATACAGTGGGTCAAACAACATCTTTTCAAACCTCACTGGCTGATCAAGTAACAATTGAGCAAAGGCCTAAATTTGGAACATTTTTTGGAATTTATGTTCCCAGCATTCTGATGATGTTTGGAGTCATCATTTTTCTTCGATTGGGATGGATTGTAGGAAGCGCTGGACTCTATTCCACTCTTTTTATTATTACTTTAGCGAGTGTTATCACCCTAATTACAATTCTTTCCATGTCTGCCGCCGCTACCAATATTAAAGTCGGGAAAGGGGGAGCTTACTATATTATCTCGCGAGCGCTTGGCTTAGAAGTTGGTAGTTCAATCGGCATCCCTTTATTCCTTAAGCAAAGTATTAGCGTATCATTTTGCATTGTAGGCTTTACAGAATCTTTTCAGTCTCTTTTTCCGCAATTTTCTGCGGTAGCCATTGGAATCGCAACTCTTTGTGTTTTAACTTTATTAGCTTACGTATCCACGAATTTTGCTTTAAAAATTCAGCTGGTTATTTTTGTCATTATTATAGCTTCCCTATACTCTCTTTTTACAGGAAATCCAGCAAATTTAGATTTATATTCCTATACTCCTTTAAATGATTCTTCTCCCTCCTCTTTTTGGGCTATTTTTGCTATTTTCTTTCCTGCCTTAACAGGAATTGAATCCAGTGCTTCTTTATCGGGAGATTTAAAAGATCCCAGCCGTTCTTTACCTTTAGGAACAATTACAGCAGTATTAACAGCATATGTTATTTATATAGGAATTTCTCTTTTTCTTTTTGAAATGGTTCCTTTAGACAGGCTTGTTATGGATCCTTTAGTAATTCAACATGTTGCCAAGTTTGAGTCTCTGATCATTTTAGGTATTTGGGGGGCAACTCTTTCTAGTGCCATTGGTGGTCTATTAGGTGCGCCACGTACATTGCAAGCTTTAGCGGAAGATGGAATTGTTCCACGCATATTTGCTAGGGAATATGGACCTTACTGCGAACCCCGTATAGCCACCGCATTGACCGTTGCGATTGCACTAATTGGAATTTGTTTTGGAAGTATTAACGTGATTGCTCCTCTCTTAACAATGATTTGCTTAATTTGCTATGCAGTTTTGAATTTAGCGACAGGTTTAGAAGATTTAATGTCTAATCCAAGTTGGCGCCCTACTTTTCCCTTACCATGGATTATCTCCTTAACAGGGACCCTACTTTGCGTTATAGCGATGTTAATGATTAACTCAGGAGCAGCAATTTTAGCTTTAGGACTAGTATTTGTTATCTATCTAGCTTTAAAAAGACAAAGAATTAACACTGCTTGGGACGACATCCGTTATGGAATTTTCATGTTTTTTTCCCGAGCCGTTATTTATCGCTTAGCAAACGAAATGCCATCCTCTCGTTCTTGGCGACCAAACTTTTTAGTGTTTACCGGTAAACCTTCTTTAGTTTCTGATCAGCTTTTAAGCTTTTCAAATGCGATTGCTCATTCTAAAGGCTTTTTAACCATGGCTTCATTTTTCTCCCCAGAACAGGCTAGTCAGGCTCAAATTACCCAGCTAGATCAAAGAATTAAGACTTTATTAAAACACCATGATATTCAAGCTTTAGTCACTCTTCATCAAGCAAAAAGCGTGTCTTCTGGAATGAAGCAAATGATTGCACATTATGGAATTGGCCCTCTGACACCTAATACAATTGTTTGTGGTGGAACTTCTCAAGAGGAAACATTAATTAGTTATCTTGAAGTCATTAAATTGGCTCACAAGCGAGGAAAAAATGTAGTTATTCTGAACGATGAACAAAAATCTTTTGAGTTTCCTTTCAAGAAACCTATTATCAAAGGAGATATCCACATTTGGTGGGATGATAATTCGCAACGCAATTGTGAATTAATGATGGTGTTTGCTTACATGCTTCGAAAAAATCCTTCTTGGAAAAAAACTCGTATTTGCTTAGTTAGCTTAGTTTCTGATGAACAAATCCGTCAGCAGAGAATGCAAGAATTTCAGGAGTTAATTAAGAAGAATCGATTAAATATTGAAACAACTGTTTTAGTGGCTTCCAATCCTGAACAAGAAAAAATTCAAGTAATGCGCTTTTTTTCTACACAAGCGGCGATGGTTTTTATGGGCATGCGCGCTCCCGCGGAAGGGGAGACATTAGAGGAATATGGAGTTTATTTCCAAGCTCTTCCTCAAAAAGCAACAGATTTTCCTCCTGTTGCCTTAGTTCTAAGTGCTGAACAGACCAATTTAGAAGAAGTTTTAAAGCTTCAATTAGAAGTTCTTGAAGGAGAATTATAA
- the ruvX gene encoding Holliday junction resolvase RuvX encodes MENKPKPSRILGIDFGMSRIGLAQSDERKIIAMPLITVHTEKKSEQTVIKLLETISQLCETQKCEIEEIVIGLPLMMSGRTGFLADEVKHFAQLLQQLTPIPIRLWDERLTTVQAERSLRESQLTRKKRSKVVDIVSASIILQSYLDSRC; translated from the coding sequence ATGGAAAATAAGCCAAAGCCCAGTAGAATTTTAGGCATCGATTTTGGGATGAGCCGAATAGGCTTGGCTCAATCCGACGAAAGAAAGATTATAGCCATGCCTCTTATCACTGTACATACTGAAAAAAAATCAGAACAAACAGTTATCAAATTATTAGAAACCATTTCACAGTTGTGCGAAACTCAAAAATGTGAAATTGAAGAAATTGTGATCGGGCTTCCTTTAATGATGAGTGGTAGAACTGGATTTTTAGCAGATGAAGTTAAACATTTTGCTCAACTTCTTCAACAATTGACACCCATTCCTATTCGTTTATGGGATGAACGTTTAACTACGGTACAAGCCGAACGCTCTTTGCGAGAAAGTCAATTAACACGTAAAAAGCGATCAAAAGTTGTTGATATTGTCAGCGCTTCCATCATCCTTCAAAGCTATCTAGATAGTCGATGCTGA
- a CDS encoding CTP synthase yields the protein MQTKYIFITGGVCSSLGKGLTSAAIGLLLEKKGLRVSMLKLDPYLNVDPGTMSPFQHGEVYVTDDGAETDLDLGHYYRYTNSFLSKASNATSGQIYNTVIKRERHGDYLGKTVQVIPHITNEIKQRIVNCGKQQENIDVVLVEIGGTAGDIESLPFLEAIRQFTYDHRNNCLNIHLTYVPYLKAAGEVKTKPSQHSVQVLRGIGIFPDIIVCRCEVNLSDEVKDKISLFCNVNRRAVIEEKDVEHSIYEVPLDLHKQGIDALICELLHLPNPSINLSEWEKILETIKNPKGTVTVGIVGKYVQHQDAYKSVFESLTHGALAAGYKLQIKRFEADKLPLDDNQLAKTIEGCDGYLVPGGFGERGWLGKIHTAKLCREKKIPYFGICLGMQVMAVEFARHVVGLNEANSTEFDPDTIHPVISLLSEQRGLQDLGGTMRLGAYICDLKLHTKAYQAYKSSQISERHRHRYEFNNTYKEQMEKAGFVVAGTLKGENLCEIAEVKDHPWMIGVQFHPEFKSKPTDPHPLFRDFIQAMIIYHKSQHGK from the coding sequence ATGCAAACAAAATACATTTTTATAACAGGCGGTGTCTGTTCCTCTTTGGGAAAAGGACTCACTTCTGCAGCAATTGGGTTATTACTCGAAAAAAAAGGGTTAAGAGTGTCAATGCTTAAATTAGATCCTTACTTGAATGTTGATCCAGGTACGATGAGCCCCTTTCAACATGGCGAGGTTTATGTGACAGATGATGGCGCTGAAACAGATTTAGATTTAGGTCATTACTACCGTTATACAAATTCTTTTTTATCAAAAGCTTCTAACGCTACTTCTGGTCAAATTTACAATACAGTAATTAAAAGAGAGCGACATGGCGACTATCTAGGAAAAACGGTTCAAGTTATTCCTCATATTACGAATGAGATTAAACAACGCATTGTGAACTGTGGAAAACAACAAGAAAATATTGATGTTGTTTTGGTCGAAATAGGAGGAACTGCCGGAGATATTGAATCACTTCCCTTTTTAGAAGCCATTCGCCAATTTACTTACGATCATCGCAATAATTGTTTAAATATACACTTGACATATGTTCCATATTTGAAAGCAGCAGGAGAGGTAAAAACTAAACCTTCTCAGCATTCCGTACAAGTTTTAAGAGGAATTGGGATTTTTCCAGATATTATTGTTTGCCGTTGCGAAGTGAATTTATCTGATGAAGTTAAAGATAAAATTAGCCTTTTTTGTAATGTCAACAGACGTGCTGTCATCGAAGAAAAAGATGTCGAACATAGTATTTATGAAGTCCCTTTAGATTTGCATAAGCAAGGAATTGATGCTTTAATTTGTGAACTTTTACATCTTCCTAATCCCTCAATCAATTTATCAGAATGGGAAAAAATACTTGAAACGATAAAAAATCCTAAAGGAACTGTAACTGTAGGCATCGTTGGAAAATATGTTCAACATCAAGATGCTTATAAATCGGTTTTCGAATCTTTGACGCATGGAGCATTAGCTGCAGGATATAAACTTCAAATTAAACGATTTGAAGCAGATAAACTTCCGTTAGATGATAACCAATTAGCTAAAACAATTGAAGGTTGTGATGGCTATTTAGTTCCTGGAGGATTTGGAGAAAGAGGGTGGCTTGGCAAAATTCACACAGCTAAATTATGTAGGGAGAAAAAAATTCCTTACTTTGGAATCTGCTTAGGAATGCAGGTCATGGCAGTCGAATTCGCTAGACATGTGGTCGGACTCAATGAAGCTAATTCAACAGAGTTTGATCCTGATACTATACATCCTGTGATTTCTTTATTAAGTGAGCAAAGAGGTTTACAAGACCTTGGAGGTACAATGCGTCTTGGAGCTTATATTTGTGATTTGAAACTTCACACAAAAGCTTATCAAGCTTATAAAAGTTCACAAATCAGCGAACGGCATCGACATCGTTATGAATTTAATAATACTTACAAAGAACAAATGGAAAAAGCTGGTTTTGTAGTTGCAGGAACGTTAAAAGGTGAGAATCTTTGCGAAATAGCTGAAGTCAAAGATCATCCTTGGATGATTGGAGTTCAATTTCACCCTGAATTTAAATCAAAACCAACAGACCCTCATCCACTTTTCCGTGACTTTATTCAAGCGATGATTATTTACCATAAGAGTCAGCATGGAAAATAA
- the kdsB gene encoding 3-deoxy-manno-octulosonate cytidylyltransferase, translating to MTGQIIGIIPARYGSTRFPGKPLASILGKTLLQRTYENSLRASALSDLIVATDDERIFEHVRSFNGKVVMTSEQCPTGTDRLAEVLSLYPEWMHATAIVNIQGDEPCLNPLTINLAVQALVNDPQGQVSTIVTPLLDEEEAKNSSIVKCVMDQQGNALYFSRALIPSNKTNSFKNGAIYFRHLGLYVYRPSFIINYQKLPSTPLQLEEDLEQLKVLEHGYRIKVAIVDQANIGVDTPEDIHKVEEWLCKQNTFL from the coding sequence ATGACTGGACAAATTATCGGAATTATACCAGCCCGTTATGGTAGCACTCGTTTTCCAGGTAAACCCCTCGCCTCAATTCTCGGTAAAACTCTTCTTCAAAGAACTTATGAAAATAGCTTAAGGGCTAGCGCTCTCAGCGATCTTATTGTTGCCACAGATGATGAACGTATTTTTGAACATGTTCGCTCCTTTAATGGTAAAGTCGTAATGACTTCTGAACAATGCCCCACTGGAACGGATCGCTTAGCAGAAGTCCTTTCACTCTACCCAGAATGGATGCATGCAACTGCTATTGTTAACATTCAAGGAGATGAACCTTGTTTAAACCCTTTGACCATCAATTTAGCTGTTCAGGCACTTGTTAATGACCCTCAAGGACAAGTATCTACTATTGTGACTCCCTTATTGGATGAAGAAGAAGCTAAAAATTCTTCTATTGTCAAATGTGTGATGGATCAACAGGGAAACGCACTTTATTTTAGCCGTGCTTTAATCCCTTCCAACAAAACCAACTCTTTTAAAAATGGAGCTATTTATTTTCGTCATTTAGGGCTCTATGTCTATAGACCATCATTTATCATAAACTATCAGAAATTACCTTCTACACCCCTGCAGTTAGAAGAAGATTTAGAACAATTAAAAGTTTTAGAACACGGATATCGAATCAAAGTTGCGATCGTTGATCAGGCAAATATTGGAGTTGACACTCCTGAGGATATCCACAAAGTTGAGGAATGGCTATGCAAACAAAATACATTTTTATAA
- a CDS encoding MBL fold metallo-hydrolase, with amino-acid sequence MSSNHFDGNYYFNPFNFSTHSFWQVLKWMITRKPVKWPESVSVNQQKKLKERVSSDELEVTYVTHSTVLIQIDGKNILTDPIWSERASPFSYIGPKRVSLPGIQFKDLPPIDFVLISHNHYDHMDMPTLQKLQVDYSPVFYVPMGNQRFLRSKGLKKVLEMDWWDEVSLYSSNQLIFVPAQHFSARGLFDRNRTLWGGFMIKTSNQSVYFAGDSGYGPHFKAIRSRLGAPTLACLPIGAYEPRWIMQSIHLSPAEALQAHLDLNAKQSLAIHFGTFQLTDEGIKEPVKILRQEMQTKQIPFEQFWVLNPGECKQIY; translated from the coding sequence ATGTCTTCAAATCATTTTGATGGGAATTATTATTTTAATCCTTTCAATTTTTCTACCCATTCATTTTGGCAAGTCCTCAAATGGATGATAACAAGAAAACCTGTTAAGTGGCCAGAATCAGTTTCTGTTAATCAGCAAAAAAAGTTAAAAGAACGCGTTTCCTCTGATGAGCTAGAGGTCACTTATGTTACCCATTCAACAGTTCTTATTCAGATTGATGGGAAAAATATTTTAACAGACCCGATTTGGTCTGAAAGAGCGAGTCCTTTCTCTTATATTGGGCCTAAAAGAGTTTCTTTACCAGGTATTCAATTTAAGGATCTTCCTCCAATAGACTTTGTGCTTATCAGCCATAACCATTATGACCATATGGACATGCCTACACTTCAAAAGTTGCAGGTAGATTATTCTCCTGTTTTTTATGTCCCCATGGGAAATCAAAGGTTTTTGCGTAGTAAGGGGTTAAAAAAAGTTTTAGAAATGGATTGGTGGGATGAAGTTTCTCTCTATTCGTCTAATCAGCTCATTTTTGTTCCTGCTCAACATTTTTCGGCACGGGGCCTATTTGATCGTAATCGAACTCTCTGGGGTGGTTTTATGATTAAAACATCTAATCAAAGTGTTTACTTTGCCGGAGATTCTGGCTATGGGCCACATTTTAAGGCAATAAGATCACGGTTAGGAGCTCCGACATTAGCTTGTTTACCTATTGGGGCTTATGAACCAAGGTGGATAATGCAATCAATTCATCTATCTCCAGCCGAAGCTCTTCAAGCTCATCTAGATTTAAACGCCAAGCAAAGTTTAGCGATTCACTTTGGAACCTTTCAGTTAACAGACGAAGGGATTAAAGAGCCCGTTAAAATACTTCGCCAAGAGATGCAAACGAAGCAAATCCCATTCGAACAATTTTGGGTATTAAATCCTGGGGAATGTAAGCAAATTTATTAA
- a CDS encoding 3-deoxy-D-manno-octulosonic acid transferase has translation MKRLFFLLYEMSLWLLAILASPKMLYYFFIHGKYRHSLWYRLGFKGFEISQEHPLIWIHAVSLGETKAVIALARELKLTYPHHRLLISSVTETGHAEAKRSLPFANYHVYLPFDFYFIIKKIVRKTAPQLVIICESDFWLNFMRLTKQEGAALVLVNGKLSQKSAARFKVFNFFSKKLFSLFDLLCVQNSLYKERFVDIGVQEEKLHVTGNLKLDDEYPQLTKEGVYAWREKLGISPEQPVLTIGSSHYPEEQMLIRMLKELWNQIPDLKAILVPRHPERFKEVVAFLEKERLKWINFTDINRRTGKEQVILIDAMGMLRMCYQLSDIAIVGGSFTLKVGGHNILEPCWYGKPVIFGLSMYSQLELVDLIKQAEAGIQVSEQELQKVLEILLIDSSIREEIGQNGLALVQSLRGSTKRTLQTITNLFQKFKFPSTDTLKA, from the coding sequence GTGAAGCGTCTTTTCTTTCTCCTATATGAAATGTCATTATGGCTATTAGCTATTTTAGCATCTCCCAAAATGCTTTATTATTTTTTTATTCACGGGAAATACCGACACAGCTTGTGGTATCGATTAGGATTTAAAGGGTTTGAAATCAGTCAAGAACACCCTTTGATTTGGATTCATGCTGTATCTCTTGGAGAGACGAAAGCCGTTATCGCTTTAGCGCGAGAATTAAAACTTACTTATCCTCATCATCGCTTACTTATTTCTTCGGTGACAGAAACTGGTCATGCTGAAGCAAAAAGGAGTTTGCCTTTTGCCAATTATCATGTTTATTTACCCTTCGATTTTTATTTCATTATAAAAAAAATCGTCCGAAAAACGGCCCCCCAGCTCGTGATTATTTGTGAATCCGACTTTTGGTTGAATTTTATGAGACTAACTAAGCAAGAGGGAGCTGCACTTGTTTTAGTTAATGGTAAGTTATCTCAAAAATCTGCGGCACGTTTTAAAGTATTTAATTTTTTCTCTAAAAAACTTTTTAGTTTGTTCGATCTTCTATGCGTTCAAAATTCTTTATATAAAGAACGTTTTGTTGATATTGGTGTACAGGAAGAAAAATTACATGTGACTGGAAACCTTAAATTAGATGATGAGTATCCACAACTGACAAAAGAAGGGGTGTATGCATGGAGAGAAAAATTGGGAATTTCTCCGGAGCAACCCGTCTTAACAATTGGTTCTTCACATTATCCAGAAGAACAAATGCTTATTCGCATGCTTAAAGAACTCTGGAATCAAATTCCTGATTTAAAAGCTATTTTAGTGCCTCGTCATCCTGAAAGATTTAAGGAAGTGGTTGCTTTTTTAGAAAAGGAACGACTCAAGTGGATTAATTTTACAGATATCAATAGGAGAACTGGAAAAGAGCAAGTTATTCTTATTGATGCGATGGGAATGCTTCGCATGTGTTACCAACTTTCGGATATTGCAATTGTTGGGGGGAGTTTTACATTAAAGGTAGGTGGACATAACATCCTAGAGCCTTGTTGGTATGGTAAACCTGTTATTTTTGGACTTTCTATGTATTCGCAATTAGAACTTGTTGACCTTATTAAACAAGCTGAAGCTGGGATTCAAGTTTCAGAGCAAGAATTACAAAAAGTTTTAGAAATTTTATTAATTGACAGTTCTATCCGAGAAGAAATTGGTCAGAACGGATTAGCACTTGTCCAAAGTTTGAGAGGGTCAACAAAACGAACACTGCAAACTATCACAAATCTTTTCCAAAAATTTAAATTCCCTTCGACAGATACATTAAAGGCTTAG
- a CDS encoding ATP-binding cassette domain-containing protein gives MKLSFEFNRGECVAFIGINGVGKSTTIKMLTGILHPSSGYIDVLGRIPWKDRHILVGYQIGKAFGQRTQM, from the coding sequence ATAAAACTATCATTTGAATTCAATCGAGGCGAGTGTGTGGCCTTTATTGGAATAAATGGTGTAGGGAAATCTACTACAATTAAAATGCTGACAGGTATTTTGCATCCTTCTTCAGGATATATAGATGTGTTAGGAAGAATTCCTTGGAAAGACAGGCATATTTTAGTAGGTTATCAGATAGGAAAGGCTTTTGGACAGAGAACTCAAATGTGA
- a CDS encoding DUF2608 domain-containing protein, protein MKANTYLGSEDWYKFVTACNKSAIDLHYDAHYKWSIKVREFVAYESCENSLKIAKLIEKLRERHWTVVILTTRKKDMEHVTLQHIQQTGLPFTKEAIFDFMKKFAQEEQFPFMTKEEYQIAKSSNMI, encoded by the coding sequence GTGAAAGCAAACACTTATTTGGGTTCTGAAGATTGGTATAAATTTGTCACTGCTTGCAATAAGTCAGCTATAGACTTACATTACGATGCTCATTATAAATGGTCTATTAAAGTAAGGGAGTTTGTTGCTTATGAATCATGTGAAAATTCTTTAAAAATTGCAAAATTAATAGAAAAGCTTAGAGAAAGACATTGGACTGTAGTTATTTTAACTACACGCAAAAAAGATATGGAACATGTTACATTACAACATATCCAACAAACTGGATTGCCCTTTACAAAAGAAGCAATATTTGATTTTATGAAAAAATTTGCGCAGGAAGAGCAATTTCCTTTCATGACTAAAGAAGAATACCAGATAGCTAAATCTTCAAATATGATTTAG